A region of Chitinophaga horti DNA encodes the following proteins:
- a CDS encoding SulP family inorganic anion transporter, with the protein MRAYLNLFDFRQPINYKNEVLAGLTVAMTMIPESLSFAILAGFPPLTGLYAAFIMGLVTAIFGGRPGLVSGGAGATVVVIMALMQSHGLDYVFAAVALAGIFQLLVGLFRLGKFIGLVPQPVMYGFVNGLAVIIFMSQLEQFKSAGSWMTGTPLMIMGGLTALTILIVVLFPRITKAVPPSLVAIITVFLLVYVFHIDTRTVRDIAEVSGGFPPFHIPNIPFTIETLQIILPYGLIMAGVGLTEGLLTLNLVDEITGTRGNGNREALAQGGANILNGFFTGMGGCPMIAQTLVNLSAGARARLSGIVAALTILLIILAGAPIIERVPMAALTGVMIMVAIGTFEWSSFRIINKMPRQDIFVGIIVALITIVLHNLALAVLIGVIISALVFAWESAKHIRVHAYWNDHGSKYYEINGPLFFGSVTTFHEQFDVNGDPEEVVIDFRNSRVADMSGIDALNKLTDKYAKAGKKLHLKHLSPDCIALLKNAGSEIDVNIVEDPSYHVAIEGKTNKAGN; encoded by the coding sequence TTGAGAGCATATCTGAACCTGTTCGATTTTCGTCAGCCCATCAACTATAAAAATGAAGTGTTGGCCGGCCTTACCGTAGCCATGACCATGATCCCTGAGTCCCTGTCATTCGCCATACTTGCAGGTTTCCCTCCATTGACGGGCCTTTACGCTGCCTTCATCATGGGGCTTGTAACAGCGATCTTCGGCGGGCGGCCCGGACTGGTATCGGGTGGTGCGGGTGCTACGGTGGTGGTGATTATGGCATTGATGCAATCCCACGGATTAGACTACGTATTCGCAGCAGTAGCGCTGGCGGGTATATTCCAGCTATTGGTCGGATTGTTCAGGCTCGGCAAATTCATCGGCCTGGTACCTCAGCCGGTGATGTATGGTTTTGTAAACGGCCTGGCCGTGATCATCTTTATGTCACAGCTGGAGCAGTTTAAAAGTGCAGGCAGCTGGATGACCGGCACGCCATTGATGATCATGGGCGGTCTGACTGCCTTAACGATCCTTATCGTTGTACTCTTCCCGCGTATTACCAAGGCTGTTCCACCTTCGCTGGTGGCAATTATTACGGTGTTCCTGCTGGTATACGTTTTTCATATTGATACGAGAACTGTACGGGACATTGCCGAAGTAAGCGGCGGCTTCCCTCCTTTTCATATTCCCAACATTCCTTTTACCATTGAAACCCTGCAGATCATACTGCCGTATGGATTGATCATGGCAGGCGTTGGTTTAACCGAAGGGCTGCTCACCCTCAACCTGGTGGACGAGATCACCGGCACGCGCGGTAATGGTAACCGGGAGGCCCTGGCGCAAGGTGGTGCTAATATCCTTAACGGCTTTTTCACCGGCATGGGTGGTTGCCCGATGATCGCCCAAACGCTGGTAAATCTCTCAGCGGGCGCGCGAGCCAGGCTGTCGGGCATCGTGGCCGCCTTAACGATCCTGCTTATCATCCTGGCAGGCGCCCCGATCATCGAGCGTGTACCGATGGCGGCGCTCACGGGCGTAATGATCATGGTGGCAATCGGTACTTTTGAATGGAGCAGCTTCCGCATCATTAATAAGATGCCGAGGCAAGACATTTTCGTCGGCATTATTGTGGCACTCATCACGATCGTATTACATAACCTGGCACTCGCCGTGCTGATCGGCGTTATCATCTCCGCCCTGGTATTTGCCTGGGAGAGCGCGAAGCACATTCGTGTGCATGCTTACTGGAATGACCACGGAAGTAAGTACTACGAAATCAACGGCCCCTTGTTTTTTGGCTCCGTCACTACCTTTCATGAACAATTTGATGTTAACGGCGACCCGGAGGAAGTAGTGATCGACTTCAGGAACAGCCGCGTGGCTGACATGTCGGGCATAGATGCGCTCAATAAACTCACTGACAAATATGCAAAAGCCGGTAAAAAGCTACACCTGAAACACCTGAGCCCGGACTGTATCGCACTGCTGAAAAATGCGGGCAGCGAGATTGATGTGAACATCGTGGAAGATCCTTCATACCATGTAGCGATAGAAGGAAAAACAAATAAAGCAGGTAACTAA